In Acidobacteriota bacterium, one DNA window encodes the following:
- a CDS encoding EpsG family protein, whose protein sequence is MKMQAIDNVSYKEVGVESQKSLLLFVFWPFLALITALRDFRTKESKIVIYFFLILFGATYYLGNPDFDSFHLYEKFDMTSRQSFSEWRVENIDNIIDTAPDIVQPILLFVLSRIDSSPAFLFGTFAAIFGGVFLISINILASKYSLESNINAKIYFTFFLFINPIFNINGFRFWTAAWIFFIGAYFVVVNRDKKHLILALSSILFHASFVVPNIILVAYVTFGNKDKIYNILFSLSLAIPEIFRSQLSVVEKYMLPRMVEKYFTYTNPLFIERTYELQENLKWFMKVQRYGLYYFAIFMLFYLKYIHKKNQKISINNNLFSFSILFISIINFMSWVPVMGRFRTLFYLFAFTFMISVLSEYKSKKIHPTTSLGLVPMSFAVIIALRVGSEMTNIWLFFPLAVSFIAAPTSLYEVLISLF, encoded by the coding sequence ATGAAAATGCAAGCAATAGATAATGTCAGTTACAAAGAAGTTGGTGTTGAATCCCAAAAATCACTGCTGTTATTTGTATTTTGGCCTTTTTTAGCCCTTATTACAGCTTTGCGGGACTTTAGAACAAAAGAATCAAAAATCGTTATTTATTTTTTCCTTATTCTCTTTGGAGCAACATACTATCTTGGTAATCCTGATTTTGATTCTTTTCATTTATATGAGAAATTCGATATGACATCTCGCCAATCTTTTAGCGAGTGGCGAGTCGAGAATATAGACAATATTATTGATACGGCCCCTGACATTGTTCAACCCATTCTTTTATTTGTGCTGTCGAGAATTGATAGCAGTCCGGCATTTTTGTTTGGCACTTTTGCAGCCATATTCGGCGGCGTTTTTTTGATCAGCATAAATATTCTTGCCTCGAAGTATTCTTTGGAAAGCAATATAAACGCAAAAATATACTTCACATTTTTCTTATTCATTAATCCAATATTTAACATCAATGGCTTCAGATTCTGGACGGCTGCCTGGATATTTTTTATAGGAGCTTACTTTGTTGTCGTCAACCGAGATAAAAAACATCTCATACTGGCTCTTTCATCGATATTATTTCATGCAAGCTTTGTCGTACCAAATATCATATTAGTTGCATATGTCACCTTCGGCAATAAGGACAAGATATACAATATTCTTTTTTCTTTATCTTTGGCAATTCCAGAGATATTCAGATCACAGTTATCTGTAGTAGAAAAATATATGTTACCCAGGATGGTGGAAAAGTATTTTACATACACAAATCCGCTATTTATCGAAAGAACATATGAACTTCAGGAAAACTTGAAATGGTTCATGAAAGTTCAAAGATATGGTCTATACTATTTTGCCATATTTATGTTATTTTACTTAAAATATATTCATAAAAAAAATCAAAAAATTAGCATAAATAACAACCTTTTTTCATTTAGTATTTTGTTTATCAGTATCATCAATTTCATGAGTTGGGTGCCTGTTATGGGCAGGTTTAGAACACTCTTCTATCTTTTTGCGTTTACGTTCATGATTTCCGTTCTTTCTGAATACAAATCAAAAAAGATCCATCCTACCACGTCGTTAGGCCTCGTGCCCATGTCTTTCGCGGTAATTATCGCCTTAAGAGTCGGTTCCGAAATGACTAATATATGGTTGTTTTTTCCTCTTGCTGTATCCTTTATTGCAGCACCAACCTC